CCATGAGAGAGAAACACATAGTACTAATTTAGGTAACGGGGTAAATCATGCCTGGTCCCACAGTTTATATGTCTGTTCACAAAAAGATGACCTGTGCCATCCTAAAACCTGCAATATTTTGAtcctttttcttaaaataaaaacataaaacaggATATATTGCAGCTAATAATTATTTATCACCAGTGGCATTGCTAGGCCAGCCAAATCCTAGTTCTTTCACCAGATCTCAGAGTACTAACTCCTCCTGAGGACTATAGCCTCAGCCTGGGCAGGGCACTTGGCCACTCTCACTACTGACTATGTAGACTGGGTGGAACCAGCTCTAGCTGAACTACATTTTGGttatcacagactcattttgcaTGTATCTGTTGTTGTCTCTGACCTAGCAATGCAGgtcattttgaaataaataaagaaatgctGCAACAGGCATTTTTATTAACTAAAATCAGCTGAACTCTGCTCAAGTTCTTCTCCCATTTTGGATACTTAGTTGGAAATGAGTGCGCACACAGAAGCCAAAGAGTATGCTCCACACACTACCAAATCCCACTACAAACAGCTAAAACAGTATTCTGATTTTATATGTCTTATTCCAGCTTCATACATACAAATCAGTTATGCCACCTTCACTCTTGATCTTTGACAACTTAATGGCCTATTTTATACCTCATTCTGTACATAAAATTGGAATAATATTAGTATTTTGACACTTTTTAAATGGCATGGAGGTACATGAAATGGTGGGAAAAAATACAATTATGATAATTTGGCATGTTTCTCAGAAGAAAACAACTGCAATGATGAATTTTTCTTTGTCAAGCTTTAAGGCATACTTTATTCTGATAAAATGCAATAGCCTTCAGTCCACATTGGTGGACATGAACTCCACAATATAAAGATTTAGGCAAGTAGCACTGCATCTCAAACCAAGTAGCTTGTCTCGTTGCTTGTTGGTAATTGTGGACACTATGTGCTACTGACTTTTCTTTAAGATTAGTGTTTTACAACACTGCCAAGTTCTGCAGTTCAGAAATGACATATGAACAGATGCGTCTGAGCCATCAGTGGTATTTCTCACCTCATTTCTGGCAGAACTGTCTCTCTGGATTGACATTCCTGGCCCAAATCTCTCTCAATGAAATCATTGGCAAATTTCACAACACATTGAATAGGAACAGAATTGGGTCCCATGACCAGAAGATGCATGTGCACCTCTCATCATACTGTAAGCTGTAAATGTTAATAATTGCTATGTAGCAATCCCAACTGAGATGCTGGTGACATCCGAGAGTGAGCTGATTACATTAACACTCAAAGGCATAGACAGAACTTATTTAcaacatcagaaaataaaatgtctcGCCTAAGTGAAATCATGCAAGGCAAAATCTATTTCAACTACCTTAAAATGTCCATTCTCTGATTCAAGCCATCTacacaacaagaaaaagaaaaagaaaaagaaaaagaaaaagagaaaaagaaaaagaaaaagaaaaagagaagaaaaggcaaCCCCTCAAAACATCCCTCCTTGCCAATGAAAAGACAAAATCCTGACATAAACTATTGCTACAagtatcaaaataatattttgttaagattatttttcattaaaattcaCCTGTGCAATTCATTTCCCTGAACATTCTTGGGAAAGAAAGCAGCCTGAAAAGAACattcttaaaatatattttctaccttttgcacattttttaatacagagtggGTTTTATTTCATTCTGAATGTGTCAGTTTAATTCAGCATTTAtaaaactgcagcacaggacACTTTTCACAGGATCTTAAGAGTGGTAAAAGGCAAAACAGAAACACTGTTTTAGAAGCAGCAGGTACCGTTTCTAGTCTAAGACCTGTACTGAAGGTAGCTGCTTTTCAGGCTTAGCAATGGAACAATTAATAAAGGAACCCATTAAGGTCTGATTGTTGCTGCTAAAAAGGAAGGTTGAATTTCAGTCCTTTGAAGTAACTGAGAATGATTCAGGCCTCATTACAGAGATATAATCTACATTCATACATTTATGTTAGTGATTCAAATCTATTGGGACAGATTGAATTCCGTTAAATAGTGCATCTTTCCTGTGGAACTTttctcaggctttctcaggctaaCCTAAGAGGTGACCTGACAATACAAAGTAGGGGGGTATTTAGGGATTCAACTGTGCTATAAAAGAAAGGCTATACagaaagtagaaaaaaagaaTGAGATATAGTCTAAAAAGCTATGTCAGCTTTTCATTTGGACTCTGTTTTGTAAATGCCCTCCCTGTCATCACACAGGATAGAAAAGGACGCTATGCGTTGTAGTAGTTTTAAGTACTGCATTGAATATTGCACCTGCCAGAAAGCAGATTTATTATGAAATTCCagagatgtgggtttttttcctaaccaCAAGAGCTTACAACCAACATACAGCCAATCACAAGCCAGAAACAGGCCTAAGCAGAACTCTTCTTGAGTAAATTCAagacactacttttttttttaatgagtaggGTTTAAATATATCTGTTAGACTCCCAAACTACTATTTTGTCCTGCCACCAGAGATCTTAGAAGGGCAACTTGTATTTTCCAGCCTTtgacaggaaaaagagaaaaaatgaaagtttttttCAAATGCATAGTTTTAAGACATTAtagtaattatttattatttaagctGTTGGAATCAAAGTAAGTTCAATTTTAGAAATAATGTGTTGTATCCTTCACAATGTAGACAGCAAACAATCATTGACATCAAATTTGTAGACATACATGTAAGCTGGCAGGCATTCACCAAAAAGTAggcttttgcttttcatttttgtcttattaatcttttttttaaaaaattattattattggttGCCATAAAAAGAAAGCCTTAATCAGATTCACAAAAAAATTCTCAAATGCTTTGCACTCAGTGCAAATACATGCAGAATAAATACTCTGAAGTACCATAAACAACATCATAAAAGATATTGATTCTGAGATTAAATGGTTTCATTTTTAAGGCTGTTTAAATGTCAGTCCCAGAAGCTGAACACATAAATTTAGGAGCTGACTCTCTCCAGAATAAACACCATAATTGGAGAAAATCATTTCTAATTTCTGTTGTGAAGCTAACAATATATTTAACTACCTAATCTAATGAATTGGTCTAATTTTAGAACTACctgttattttctgcattttctgttgtTCAAGATTTACTCCAAATGTAATTGTATAGGTGGTTTTCCATTGCATTCCACTGATCTGCATTGTTAAACTACCTCTATTTCAAAAAAAGCCCTGGGTTTACATATTGAGCTACTCACTGTTTCTGTACTACTTCACTTCACTGCTACTCCATTTTCTTAGTGAATGTTCGATCTACTTGCATAACAAAAGTTATTTTACAATAATAAATACAGTATCAAAAATTAATGTCTTGCATGCTGCCGATATCCTGTCAGTCCCTGATCCCTTATTCTCGTGTTAAAAGATACTACATCATATAGGAGATACCTATTAATTACTGGGAAAGTTGACGGTTCAGTGATAGGCTAGAAATATGAATCTGTCATAACATTCAGTATGTGAAATGACAAATCCATTAGGAGAGATGGGATCAAAGGAAAAACCAACAACATATGCCCCTCCAGGAAAATAATAGCTtgaaaaatcactttaaaatagccttgaaaatggaaaatttgtttctttctggCAGAGGAAActgccttgggtttttttttttttgtgggttttttttccttttttttttattttttaagacagCAAAACACTCAGATTTTGTGGGGAAACCTTTGCAATCCAAATAAAGCCCCTTTTGCTTTGAAGTCAGATGCGTGATTCAGTAAATGACTCATGTTAGCAATTAGAAAATGGTCATTTAGGGCCCTGATTTCTTTTGAGACAAGGAGGGTGAGGGTGGAGAAAGAGACACAATAAATCTTGAGTGCCTTAAAAGGAAGAACAGGCTAAAGTGTGAACTTTTCATTTCAGCAACGGAAGTCAGAAATCAGTGATTCATTAAAGAAGGGAGAAAGACCTCCCATGGAAGCTggcaaagaagaaggaaaaggagctAATTATGTCTCTTCCCTTTTTACTCTCTCTGACCAGCATATAATCTGCTTTTCCAGGGTCTGCCTGTAGTATACACTTCTTTCCAACCCCTTCACCCAACCCCTCCTCCAGCAGGGGGGAGGGGGAGATCTCGCAGGCAACAAGCTCCAGGTGGCTTTCTCAAGCACTTCActgccaaaaaaataaaataaaatcctccgctagaaaacaagtttcttttcggGGGGGCGGGGGTGAAGTGAAGGGGGAGGGAAGCCTCCCCAGAGGGGATTGGTTCAGAGTGGAAGACAGGGAAATTAGTAAAGCGTAAGTCTCCAAGCCGTGCTGGTGGCCGGCTCTCCGAGGAGAAGAACGCTTTAGGAGCAATTAGCAGCGAGCCgaaggcggcggcggctgctgctgccgctgcaacCCGGGAGGAAGCGagggcagctcctggggctccctCCGCAGCAGGCACCGCTCGCTGCAACTGCGAAAGGGTTTCAGATGTCCCACCGCTGCTTGACCCCCTGCAAATAAGGGTTGACCACCAGAGGCACATCCCACCTCTGACTTGTAATCGCTGACATTTAGGCTACAGCTTCCAACCTGTTTACAAccaaagggggagggaaaggaagagaaggggcggaGGGGGGACAAGTTGggattttttccctctctctctcgattttttttttttaatactgttctGGAgaattcaaagcaaaacaaagaaactgCCTCCTCTGGGGTTGTCAGTGAGGAAGGACGAGTTGTGCAACTGGTTTGGGATTTGCAAAAAGGCAAGGGGTGGGGATCAGAAGAAGGTGCAAAGCCACAAAGTGTGAGtgcttgtgtgtgtatgtgtgtaaagGGGTATGTGTGAAAAATCCCTCCCAGTACCCCTTTCCACTGgttgttatttatttttgttgttcattttgcTGTCATCTATTTTTCAGACCTTTCTGCATCTAAGATGGTGAAGAAAGGAGTGAGGAGGAGAACAAAATAACTACTGGGAAGTCTCaaaccaggttggggagtgtgtgtgtatgtggggaggggtggggtggggaaaagaaaaagaggattaACCAcagcaaccccccaaaaaaaacccaacagctctTTTTTCTGAGGGAGGACTCGAAGGATTAAAAGGCAGCAACTTCTGAGGCGATTTGTCCCCTGAGTTATGGATGTTGGTGCAGTTACTTCAGGCCAGATCAGAGCTCAGAGGGATCTAACCAGAAGCAGCAACCACCGGCTCTCCACTTGCCTTTTACCAGGTTTTACCCTTCCAGTATGTTTCATTTGATAAGACATTTTCCAGCGCCCAGAGTTTCAGTACAATGTGCAAATGGATACTGACAAATGGTGCCTCAGCCTTTTCCCACCTGCCTTGTTGCTGCTTGCTGCTGCTCTTCTTGGTGTCTTCCGTGCCTGTCACCTGCCATGACCTCGGCCAGGACATGCTGTCCCTGGAGGCCACCAactcttcttcttcatcatcctcctccttcccctcgtccttctcctctccttccaGTGCGGGGAGACACGTGCGGAGCTACAATCACCTCCAAGGAGACGTGCGCAAGAGGAAGCTCTACTCTTACAACAAGTACTTTCTCAAGATTGAGAAGAACGGCAAGGTCAGCGGCACCAAGAAGGAGAACTGCCCCTTCAGTAAGTACCgctccgccgccgcgccgccAGGCAGCGGCTGCCGCCCCCCGACCGCCccggccgcggcagccccggcccgAACAGCCCGAGTCTCTcgctggggagggaaggggaaggcgaCGCCacggcggggagggggcgcggggAAGAGGTGGGGTGGGCTCCTCCGGGATCCCGGGCGCCGCCAGCCCTTATCTGCAAATCTCTCTTGTTACATTTGTTTCGCAAATGGCTTCGCCGAGCACAGTTTGTTTCTTTCCCTGGCAGAAGAGCAAATTAGAAAGATTTGTAAGGATGTGGTGCGGAgttggagggaggagggggagagacGGGACATTGTCTCCCAAATCTGAAAATCATTATCCCctgtcattaaagcgccttgacGAGAACGCTATATTGAAACAATGCATCGATTTTTCCCCGCGCACATACAGGCTACTCTCCCCGCGCCTCGCAAGCGGTGTCAGTTCCGCGCTCCCTCCTCCCCGACCCCGGGACAGGGGGCAGTTTCTTTCGGGGTGGGGTTCTGCCCAAGTTTGCTCTGCGCCCTGGCGGTGCCCGGCGGGCGCTGAGCAGAGGTGCGCGGGCGCGCAACCGCCCGCGGTGAGGCGATGCGGGTGCCGCCGCCACCGCGCCGCTATACCGCCGCTCGCTCCATTGTAAACATCTGGGGCTGGCTTCGCATAGACCGCACACGCATTtcattgtcatttaaaaaaaaaaaaaatatatatatatatatatatatttcaaagtaAAAGCCATATGGCTGTTTCCATGGCTGTAGCTTTTCTGTAGCACTGATTACACTTTTAGTAATAGCATGCTTCTGGTAATGTATTTTTGGCTGCCAGTGCTAGAAGTGTAACCTTTATTTGGTTTTCCTTGCCTGTACAATCTCAAATTGAAGTTGCTGTAGTAAATCACAATGTATTGCATTGTAACTCTCAAGTGACTGCATCCCACTGTAGCAGCACGCTCAGAAAGCAAGCTCTGTTATGCAAGTGTTGGAGGAAACTCTCTGGCTTGCTTCCCTTGGTGGAGAACCACGTTTTGGTTCTTGGGTTGTTTTACATAAATCCAGATAAACCTGGGGATAAATCTTCTGTTAAATTAAAACAACTCAGTGGCTTAAGGAGATCCCTTGTTAGCTAATGTGTAAAGTATGGAGTACTTCGGCAGGTTGCCATGCTGTATGATAGACATTACTGTGAATTcagctgtatttttattaaataccCATATCATAGGCTTACAAACAGGGAGGAGAGGGCTGCTGTGTCATATGGCACTACTTCACTTGCTCCACCTTGCAACTTCATACTTTATCATGCACTTAATGTTTATAAAAGCTTTAGAAGTCAAAACAACCAAATCTTACCACCTCTCTTTCTGTATTTCATGGAAAGCCAAATTCTTGAAGAACAGAACTATGATGAAAGCTTCATTTTGATGAATTTGTGTAGAATGAGGTCTTAGCACTGTCTtagatttcttttgtttgtggaggAAGACAGCATCATTCCACTAAAATGGGATTCTGAAAGCTTCATGTCTCTGAGAACATTAAGCCATTCCATGCAGAACGTGGTTGCCAAAAAAGCTATAATGGGTCCAATCTGAGAACAGTGCACTCAGAGAAGTAACTACTCACCTGAGCAGTCCCATTTAGCCAGCAGAACTGTTCAGTGAGTAAAGCTGCACACATGCATGAGCTTCTGCAAGATCTTGCCAAGAAGAGTTAGAATGCACTGAAATGCACATACACATCtttctactcctccagtctacaTGCAAGAGAAACCCCCTGCAACTGTAAAATGtcattctttttttcctagttttcCAGTCAGTGCATCAGAAAGAGAATTGGCATTCTTGGTTATGTCATGGTTATTGTTGCATCTCTGGAGTATCTACTGACAGAAAAGATCATGTAATTTGTTtcatataaaaaacaaaacaatgcctTTATTATACATAGTTGTATCCTGCCTCTCAAGTTAATGTGCAGTGAAGAAAGGGCTCCCATAATCTTAAAACTTGCAACTTACTAACTGCACTTACATCACAAAGTCAGACCTAGTGTAGAATATCTTTAATACAAAACAATTAGGACCTTGTTAGCAGTAGAACAGttgtatgtttttctttaataGTCATTATAATTTGCAGTGTGAAGATGTGTTTTCTATTACCATAGGTAGTCTGGGACCATTTAAGAATATATTTACAGTTGCCTTTCTTGCAAGGGTGTCAGTGTAGCAAAATGTTGCAAGACATTGGCAAAATCTGTGCTTTCCCTGACCTCACCTGTAGCTGTGCCATCATAATATTGCCATAATCCCCAGCTGGACTGATTCCACACAAAGACATGGTATCTTTATGATAGTCTAAAATATGTTATTACATGTGAATAGATTTATGCCATACACAAAGGGTTAGCCAGCCAGCCCACTAAATTGCAGCCTGTTTAACATTAAAGGCTATTTAATCTCTAATATAAATTCCTCTTTTGAAACCACACTTTTCTAAACAAATAATAGTGACTATTGACACACAAGACTTTGAAATATTCTAATTTGGggctaattttatttttctcctatgCTAATGTTTAAAATCCATTTATGCTGCAGTAAAACCTTATCTGTTGGACTGTGAAATCATGATATGTTGTGTAATTAGACAACAGCTTTCATTGCTGGCTGCCAGTTAGGCACTGTCAAGTACAAAGAACAGTTGGAGAAAGTCAGAATAAACattcagaaaacagaatttaGTCTCCAGCCTTTAAATGGCTCAAGCAGCATTCATAGATTTGATCTATAAATATTGTGTAGGGTGTGCTAAATTAAAGTTTATTCTGGCAGATGTTTTCGGACTTGATTGCTTGGAACTATTCCATCAGCTTTCCTCTACCTATGGGTTAATGGGAAcagaggtgccttctgactgCTCTGTTGGGAGGCAGCGGGAACTTGCAGAATTTGGCATAGCTGGACGAGTGTCTGTCGCTAAGTAGAAGTAGGATgccttttaggttttgttttgttgttccttGCATCTGGAAGTTTGTTCCCAAAATGCAACTACTAGCTCATCCTGCAACACCACAGCTGTGAAGTCCCTTGCCCCTGTTCTTGACAGAGCTATTTGCATGCATGACTAAGAAGAGCTGTACTGCTTTCTGGTGACCTAAGTACTTGGGGTAGGGGGGTGGTGggagaaccaaaaccaaaaagcctCCAAAGAGCAATTACAAAATCTTTCGCTATAACTTGAGATCTGGGGTGACCAAGAGGAACTTAAGCCATACataaaaaacagagagagaacagCATGTGTGCAGATTCTGACTTGACTTGCACCCAGAAAGCTTTCTTGAAGGTAGTGAAACTTCAGGTTTAATGGATGGCATGCATTGGTCTACATGGTATACGATAAGCTGGTTCAGGAAAGCTTGGACATATTTTTGAGTGTTGTGCTATTTTCAGTTGACTTTTAATGCAACTGTTAATAGTGCTATGAAGCACACCTACTTCAAATTTACATGACCAATCTTCGTAGCTGAAGAACGGTAATGCAATATGCAATACTAGAAGCAGCTAACCTGCAGTCTGTGGAGCGAGTTCCACTTGAGCCAGGCTTACTGGATCATGGCGTAATTTAACTACAAGTTTAGGGAGTGGAGTCTGTGTCGTTGAGCCTGGATATTAGTGGGAAAGATTGCTGGAGTGATTCATGGGGGCTTTGGACCAAGCGGTGCTGTGAAAAACCTACAGTAGATGGCGGCACAGCCACTGTTTGATGCCACCTCTCCACCCAGTAGGTGGACAAGGAGGGGCTGGGTCCTCCCCTGCATGAGCCTGTTTACCTCAAGCAAAGCTAAAAGGGCTTCCACCCTTTAATGATAGCTGAGAGGCTATTATTAATTTGCCTTCTGAGCACTCAAACAGCACAAAGGCACTGCAATTGCAGAGTATGAGTGTTCACTGGGCTACCTAACATGAAATAATTAGCTGCTTCTCACAAACTAACCCATACCAGGCTTTGCCCCTGAGTATGCAATTATCTTTTATACGTAGCTTTAGGATCTGCTGAAGTCCCTAATagtctttggttttgctttagatAGTGTGGGATCAGAGTAGAAATCCAGTGACTAACAGCAAGTAAGTTTTGAGCCTCATTCTGTAGCCCCAAAAAATTCTAACAACCACTCTAATTACTAGAAATGCTGAATGTTACTACTGGGGGTCTTaagtgtgtgcatatatacatgaCACATAAATACAGTTAGCACTAGATATTGGGTTATATACATGAAAACAGCATGAAATGTGTTTTGATTAAGTATACTCAGTTTGatacttgttggttttttttttttttattatatgtcAGGTATAAAATCATGAATCTTGACAGATACCTTAACCTTATCTGCAAAGTTAAAACCAGATTAAAATACTTGATAAAATATGATTCTTTTGCTATCAAACAGTTTTTAAGCTAGCTGTTTGGGGTTATCAGCTCCTCATGAGCTTGTGTTTGTAAATTAATGTGAgaaattttctgtttttctgaagacTTGTTAGCAGGTatatgtgttttgttgttttactcTCCGTAGAGATCTAGTTTATTTTCATAGCAATCAAAAGACTAAAAATAGGAAATAATACTGTTTTAGTGAAGCAATTTTAAACTGAGGTTCTTTGATATGAAATGTATAAGTTCTTACAGAGACGGTTTCTCACTTtaagtccttttttctttttttttcctcctctgcagaACTCAATTACATAATTTATAACCAGTAGTATACAACCTTAGGCAGTTAGGATTTATGAATG
The Patagioenas fasciata isolate bPatFas1 chromosome Z, bPatFas1.hap1, whole genome shotgun sequence DNA segment above includes these coding regions:
- the FGF10 gene encoding fibroblast growth factor 10, with product MCKWILTNGASAFSHLPCCCLLLLFLVSSVPVTCHDLGQDMLSLEATNSSSSSSSSFPSSFSSPSSAGRHVRSYNHLQGDVRKRKLYSYNKYFLKIEKNGKVSGTKKENCPFSILEITSVEIGVVAVKSIKSNYYLAMNKKGKVYGSKEFNSDCKLKERIEENGYNTYASLNWKHNGRQMFVALNGRGATKRGQKTRRKNTSAHFLPMVVMS